The sequence AAACCGACAAGTCGGtaaggaagaaaaaggaattgtAAACCTCATACAACATGCAAATTGGACTTTTAATTACTTCGATTGCATTGACTTTATGTGAATAACAAAACATTACCATTCATTTTGGGAATAGGTTTGAAATTGGCATGTTTGTCTCTCCACTCTCAATTTTAACGATTACATATTctaacattttcaattttttgtaatCTGGTTTCGGCATTAGTCTTACTGTTAGAGcattccacccatttgccatgACAAAAGGCAAGAGttgttactattcacatgagatatgaggagatgaatttgtatagagttttggtgtgggaagtgaagaatatgactaggtatttataataaataaaaaattatgaattttttttgtttttttggtttttttcttcttcatttttttgttatttaaattgACTGATGACGTCAGCATTAAGTCATCTTACCCAAGCAAGTCTTGCCTTGGGACTTGCCTGGTCTGGTGGAGCCCAGCACTTGCCTTGGCAAGTCTTGGCCGCTGGAAGAAATATACATAAATTGCTGATTGGGGGCCTAGGGGACCTCTTGTCCAGGCTAGCCCCTCTtgctggagttgctcttagaattttcattaaatgttgatgtggcatatgtGAGATCCACTTTTTGAAAACTAAATTgcttaaaatatgaataaaaaattaaaaaagtgaaTCCCACATATGCGTCAAGTAAAAACAATGATTGTTGCTGGTCTTTAATACATTGGCTGTGAACTGCTGTAGGGAGGAGGATATTGAAGCAGAGGAGGAAGAAGTAATGGAGCAAAGATTTCATTTTGGATAAACATTTTAGATTTTGGGAAATAAAGTTTGTGATGGCTTTAGTATATATGTGTTACCCTACAAAcaccgagagagagagagagagagagagagagagagagagagagagagagagagagatgcatGAAAAGTCATACTCCCATAAATGCatgttcatgtttttttccttgaagTTAAATGCATGTGCTATGGGGTTTCCATATAAAAGCATGTTCGTGTTTTTCTCTGTTAAGTGTCATTTGATCAGCAAACGTGGGATATAAGTAATTGTACGCAGCCCTTCAAGCAAGGCAAGTGGAAAATTTGATAAGAGAGTACTTGTGGAATTGTGAGATTGCTTTATGGATTGACTTGTGgaaaatttttcttttttcattgcCACTTgctaaaattttgtttttttccttttgtttttgtgattgAGTCGGTGCCTGCAAGAAATTGgctttagaaaagaaaattaaacttaatataTCGTTGTGTTATTTCAAGTTTAACATAATTTTaactaattatttttgtattaagcCTTGTTTATCCCCAAGCAATGACCGGGTTTTACAGAATAAGTTACATTTTTGCAATATCAATCTGCAGTTTGCTTACTTCCCAAACACCACCCATAAATTCTCAGTGAATTACTCCAATTTAAACCCAATAAAACTAGAATTTTTAAACATTGACCAACCAAAAAAGTACTAAACTCTAATAACACTTTTAAAATAGCGTGGGTTATAAGTAATTGTAGCACAAGTGGAAATTTTGTCGCATGAGATATTTTCATATGTCATTGAGCAGAAAGACTTGTGGAATTGTGAGATTGCCTTATGGATGGACTAGTTTGTTAGGAAATAAGTTTGTATAATATCAATTAATATCAATACTGTTGTAATtaggatttactttcctagtAAGTTTCCTAGATTGGAGGACTTGTTTCCTTGTAGACTAAGACACTCTTGTATAAACCAATTGTATCtatcaattaaaataattctctTCCAATATCAGATTCACATAGTTGACTAGTTGACTAGTTGACTTTCAAGTCTTGCCCTATTTGTCTAGTTGGATTTTTCGTGGCTACTTACTTCACTAAGGTCAATGGTCAGTCAATGACTCCTTACAAACACAACGTCATGGCTCTAGGTCTAGGGTTCCCATTATATGGACATATTTTCATGTTAATTTCCGGGTTGGTTGGAAGAGGAATTCTCCATAAACTTGGGATGGATGTTTGGTCCAACCTCAGACATGAAGATGCTGAGGGAATTTCGAACTAAAGAGCAGAGTTGCTCTGTATTGTTACAATATCAGGTGAAGAATTAATCTAGTGCCTACGCATACTGGATAAATTTCATTTGGGAgctttaaaaataagaaaagggaCAATAATGCTGGCTTTTGCCAGCCCAACATAAGCAAATTTCTAATCCTTTTGATTGGTTGTTTAGAGCCTTATACATGAATTGAACCATAATCACTTGAGAAAATGGCAATCATGCAGAGAAGAAGGGCCGCAAAAATCATACTCAGTTGAGGATGAGATCATGACACGGTTTTCATTTCTTAAAAATCAATGTTCTCTCTTGAGCGGGTGTAAATTACGAGAAATACTTTCTTACTCATGTTTCATTATTGcgactttctttttttctctttctctccctttGATAAGTGACATGAGGAGATAAATAGgaagaagacaaagaaaagGGAGTATGAGAGTTTTTCTCATGAATAACCCATTCAAAATATAGTTAATAAATTTGCATATAGCACCTTATGCATTCTTTACATTTaatacatgtattttttttacaattttttgaataatacaaggaaaaaaaatactacattttaaaattttaataaatagccTATAATAGGTGAGTCTTTcactgtaattttttttttcctgttccTGTATTTCACTAACTATAACCTTTAAAGTATTGAAGTAATTTCACCTATAGATTTATCTTGTGACGTGTGCATGCCACTTAGATCATTTGGTAGATCAAATGGAGAAGATGAATTGAACCTTGACTGATTTTATGAAAGCAGATGAGTTTTGATAAAATCAGTCGAGGGAAGGGGGGGTGCTGGCTgatgggtttttctttttaattttatgtttataatattttatattttttttaatgttttattaatattttagtaatttaagttttaaaaagtGAGTTTCACATATGACACATTAGTAATTAACGGAAATTCTAACGGTAAAACTAACGCTGGAACCAGATTGCAAACAATTAAAAAGCTTAAGGTATGTAATCgttaaaattaaaagtgcATGAACAAACATGTCTTAAGAGTAAAAATTCATGgtactaaattgaaattagtAACTACATAATATAAAGTTTGAAATTTCACAATATCTCAGGTGAGACAAAATGTTTATTTCTTCACTTACAATACAATTCGATAATTTCTACCAACAAACCAAAATCCTTGAAGCGATGGATCCCAATCTCCCCTGCCTCTATCTTGCCCCTCCCCTCTCCTCTCGCCCCTCTCTCCTTTCCTTTGTTTCCcttcctctctttccctcCCTCCTTTAGTTTTCTTCCTCACCCTTTTATTTTGCTGTGACtttgtgattttcttttattttgcagGGAGTGTGTGGTTGGGTGTGGGTGGTTTCGTTGTTCTGCTCCTATTCTGGATCTACTTTGTTCGAGGATTGCCTTTGTGTTTCGATGGTTTGGGTGGTTTCCCCTTCCGCCGTCGCAGTTGCTTCATTATTTCCGTTCTTGTGTTGCAGGcccttttttttgctttttttgtttcttttgcacATTTGAGATTTGATTCATGCTGGAAAATTACTTCAGATATGTGATTCGCTCTCTCTGTGATTTGGTGGCAAACGGGGTGACCAAGTGTGCTATGCGATTCTCTTCAGCATTTTGtgctgcttttgttttcaaccTGTTTGTGGTGTTGATCAAAATTCTCTTCTAGTTTTTAACTTGTACGAGCCTCTAGTGCTTGATATGCATTTTCTCCTCATACCACTGGCGGCTACTTCTCGGCACCTTCCCTTCACCACCATCTTCAGCGCCTCGACCACACAAGGGTTTCCTTTCCTTGATGACTCTTATGCAATTGGGGTTGCTTTTAGAGTGCTTATGTCACTTATTGCTTGGATTATGGTAGCACTCTTTGTAGCTTCGGGGGCTTGTCCACCACCATTTTATGTCTTGAGCATTAGTTACTGGTTCCTCTCTGGTGGGTGTGGGCTTGTGTTGATTGTGCTTCTGGTTGGTTATGGGTGGTGTGGCATTTCCCTATTCCATATTCGCTGCCTTTTGTGTGCACTTTGCTTTTCATGGCTTTATGTCCTCCTTAAGTTTTATGATGCAGTAGGTTTTATGCCTTCTTGTGTTGCAGTTCCTCGAATTTCTTTTTGGAGTTCACTTTGTTGCAACCGGCTTTTGCCTTATATCtaataaaatttgattctgaccccaaaaaaaaaaaaaaaaaaaacacttggTGCAAAGTTGTATATATGCATCATGCATGGGACGTCCTTGCATTGCATTCATGTCGTAGTGGGCCCCACGGGAAACATTTGGAATTGAACACAACATTGGCCCAAACTTAATTGGACTATAAAgattcatttcatttcattatgAGCGATGTTATATGCACCCGTCAATCTACTTAGTGCACCCAACAtctaaaaaagaatatatccAAATGGGTGGAGTCTGTTGAATACCGTAATCACTCAATTGATTTTAGGATTGAATACATAAAAATCATCTTATTGCATGCAACAATTTGAGACACATTATGGGTTCAACTCAACACCTAATTGCTGCTACTGGtggaaaaatacataataaaCTGAAGATTTGCAAAATCAATATAATGTTTGCAATAATCATTCAATCGATACACAATCCAATTCAGTACAATACTGAAATTCGATAACTCAGCAACAAATGAATCAAACTGGTGACACAAAATCTTTGAACTCTGCACATACAATACAATTCAGTGGTGTGAACAAACCAAAACCCTTCAAGCCATGGATCCCATACTGTACATGATCATTGTATCCTCGTATAAGAttcttaaaaaacaaaaaacctcaAAACCAATCAATTAATCTCACCCAAATAGTAGAGAAaatagtgtttttttttcaatggtGTCTATGTTGTTGTAATGTATGTATatacaaacacaaaaatcaTGTATAGTAAACAGAGGATGACTGCAATGAAAATTTGATCAGTAATTGAAACTGTGTTAGACTTTTTTCTCGAATTCGAAAGCAGTGGGACTTTGAATTGTATGGAAAAAGAGGCTTGGCTTCTAATGATGTCTGGGACAAAGATCATTTCCCCTGAAACACATTTAAACCCCTGCAGGCtccaaataaaaacaaacccaaGTAATTCATTCAGCAGATGAAGAAGCTAAACCAATCAACCAGATGGAAGCTAGAGCTTAGCCGAATTACCTCAAGCTGATTTCCAACAGTGACAACTAGAGTCTCTGGCCCTGCATCAAAACACAGAGAgcctccctctccctctgATCGGATGTTGAACTGAGAATGCTCAAGCGGAAGGTGAAGGCACAAAGCATGATGATCCTCACACTCACGCAAATTATTTCCATTAATGATCTCATTCTGCAAATAATTACTACTTGGGTTTTGCTCCATTGAATGATCTTGATGATTGTATCTGTATAGCCTAACTTTTCCCAGTTCacttctcatcttcttctcaacTTGCTTCTCTGGATTTGCGAACAAAACTTCACTCACTTGATCTGCAATTGCTTCAACTTTGCTTGCAACCTTCTCCATACTTTTACTGCAAATTAATTAGGAGAATTAGtacttcattaaaaatttaaacttgGGTTAACTAACTGCAATAACCCGATAAATAAGATACAGAGTTTCGGGTGCTTAATTACCAAAAGACCCGATATTTTTCGTCCTCCGCCACTTTTTGGCCCGATTCACGAACCCATTTAATCTCCTCACGAT comes from Prunus dulcis chromosome 6, ALMONDv2, whole genome shotgun sequence and encodes:
- the LOC117631870 gene encoding uncharacterized protein LOC117631870, with protein sequence MAIMRGRSRLTSGAPPPSPIPTAKGSRSASNENFTQFLDKCLQIPDLAWPPQLHPHFSGTRHSVPAEVDLRSLSSDAIARLLVSARESGAFRITNHGISAEELGSVVREAESVFGNDGNLTRRFVEPTGNREEIKWVRESGQKVAEDEKYRVFCKSMEKVASKVEAIADQVSEVLFANPEKQVEKKMRSELGKVRLYRYNHQDHSMEQNPSSNYLQNEIINGNNLRECEDHHALCLHLPLEHSQFNIRSEGEGGSLCFDAGPETLVVTVGNQLEGFKCVSGEMIFVPDIIRSQASFSIQFKVPLLSNSRKKSNTVSITDQIFIAVILCLLYMIFVFVYTYITTT